The Leptospira harrisiae genome segment AATTTAATCCTTGTGAGACAACATGGTATTTTTCTGAAAGGGGAACTGCAGATTCATGTGGAGCTTTTTGGAGTAACTCTTGTTCCAAAATTTCTTTCCACATCCTCTCTTGACCACGTCTAGGAGATTCAATGCGAATGATGGAATCGGGAGAAGTTTTTCCAACTTTTCCTACATAAATATTAAAATCATAAGGATTTTTCCAACGGTTTTTGTATCTGTAAACAAAACCTTGTGTTTTTTCATCTGCATAAAAATCAGGATCTAATTTATTTAGTAGAGCCACCAAACGAAGATTAACATCTTCTGGGCCACCTAAGATTTCTACAGTTTCCCCTGCAACCAAGGGATTAACGCCGCTAGTTGGCAAAAGTAATAGAAAACAAAAAAAGAAAACGAAGGATAGGAGACCTTTTAAACAAAAATTCATGACTGGACTCCAGGAAGTTGAAGGTAAGCATTAATTAAACCTAACGAATTATATGTGGCATGACAGGCCATTGCAATCCAAATATTACCTGTTTTAATATAGATATATCCAAAGAACATTCCCACGCCACCAATGATAAATGGTATCGCAATCGATGTTCCTTCCCCGTAATGAAGCCAACCAAACAGTAGAGAAACAATAAACAATCCTTCTTGTGCAAGGTTTTTATCGATGAAAGCTTTCAACAAAAATCCTCTAAAAAAAATTTCTTCGAGAATTCCAGTAATGATACCAACAACATATATGCCCCAAGCTAATAGATATGTGTTTCCATGTATTGCTTCATAAAGTTTTTTTGCAAATACCCCAGAATCAACAGGTACTGATAATTTTTCCAATACCAAACCAAATATAACTACTACGATAAAACAAATAAATCCGTTTGCTATACCTCGAAGTAAAATCGGGATAGACAACTCATCTTGAAGATTCGTAACCGGAATTTGTAGGACTTTTTTATAAAGTAAATATCCCAAACCAACATAACATAGAAACCAAGGAATTGAATGACCTAATAGGTAATGTGGTTTTTCAGAAAAAACTTTATCGTAAAACTGCGACAAAAGCAAACTTGGGTTCTCAGTGATTTCCTTCTGGAACTGGTCTTTGATAGGCGTTACAATCTTTTCATATTCGGTAAGCATTGTGGAAAAATCCATCTTGCCTTCCCAATATTCTTCATAAAGGGGAAGTAACTGGTCTTCAGGAATTCGATCGCCTAGCACCGTATTGTTAACAAAGGCTAAAAAAATAACGGAATAGAAGAAAGAACATACATAAACGAGACCAAGTGAGTAAGCTGTAAGTCGAAAGATCTCAAAAAAACGATTCTGCATCTGCCTTACAGTTCCTCAATTTCGGCAAGAATCGTCATCGTTTTTTTGGGAAATGGCCGATATTCAAATAAGAAGATTATGTCTAAAACCACAAATTTTCCAAAATGGGCCCTGTTTCTATTCACTCTAAGCGCATTTCCCTCGCTTATTTCCAGCCCTCTTTCTTTGGCAAATTTGGAATACACCAATCCTTCGCTAAAAAATCTTCGTTCTGAAATCAAAGAAAATTTACGGATCTCCAAGTCTGGTGCAAAAAAAGAGGAGCTCATTCCCCTCAAATACTATGAATACAAAGTTCGTAAGGAAGATAATTTTTTTAAAATAATGGCTCGCACAGGAATGGATTTGGAAACTCTTTCTTCCGTCAACGAGCTTAGTTCACCCCATGATTTGTCTCCAGGAATGATCTTAGAAATTCCTAACATGCGTGGAACCTTTCATCCCGAAGAAACAACAGGTGATGAGAAAACAAAACTAACATTAGCTGAAAAATATAATATTGATTCAAATAAATTACAATATGATACAGAAAGAGAAAAATGGTTTTTGCCTGGCATATCGATGGGAAAATCCGAAAAATCATTTTTTTATGGATTTGGATTTCAATTTCCATTAACGGAAGCAAGAATCTCTTCAGGTTTTGGAAAACGAGCAGATCCATTTACAAAAAAAGACACATTTCATGGTGGGATAGATTTAGCCGCCGAACAAGGATCAGACGTATTTGCTTCTATGGAAGGCGAAGTTATATTCAAAGGGAAACAAGGTGGTTATGGAAATTTAATCATCTTAAAACACAACTTAGGATATGAAACTCGTTATGGTCATCTTTTTGATTTTAATATTAATGTAGGTCAGAAAGTAAAAAAGGGCCAAAAAATTGCGGAAGTTGGTCAAACAGGTAGAGCGACCGGTCCACATTTGCATTTTGAAATTAGAAGAAATTCAAAACGTGAAAGACCTATTTTTCGATCTCATTAAAAAAAGATTTTACGTTACTTATTGATTTTTGTAATTCTGGGAATCAATGGACTTTGAAATTTCACAAGAAGTGGAAACACTTCGCAAAAACATCCGAGACTTCATTACAAATGAAATCATCCCTCTGGAAAAACATTATGATTATGAAAAAGGTCGAATGCCAGAAGATATTAACCAACAAGCGCGTGCTAAAGTAAAGGCAGCTGGTTTTTGGACTCCACATCTTCCAAAATCTGAGGGTGGATTGGGTTTAGATTTGATTGGAACCTGCATTATCTTTAGTGAACTAGGTCGTTCACCTATAGCACCATACATATTTAATTGTGATGCACCAGATGAAGGAAATATGCATTTACTTTCGATTGCTGCCACAGAAAAACAAAAAGAATTAATTCTCCATCCACTCATCAAAGGTGATTTAAGGACTGGCTTTGCAATGACAGAACCAGCGCCTGGTGCAGGTTCTGATCCAACCACATTACAAACAAATGCGGAAAAACATGGAGATAAATATATTCTCAATGGCCGTAAGTGGTACTGCACTGGAGCCAATGGTGCTAAGTATTTAATTGTAATGGCGAAGGTAAATGGAAGTTTCCGTAAAACAACTATGTTCCTTGTTCCAACGGATGCCAAAGGTTACACTATGGTTCGAGAAATTGAACTTATGGGTTCCCATGGACCAGGCGGACACTGCGAACTTAATTTTGAAAATGTAGAAGTTCCCGAAGATATGATTCTTGGACGTATAGGTGAAGGTTTTCGTCTTTCCCAAGAGAGACTCGGTCCTGCACGTTTGACTCACTGTATGCGTTGGACAGGAATGGCCAGACGCGCATTATCCATTGCACGTAGTTATGCGAAAGAACGAGAAGTTTTTAGTTCCCGAATTGCTGACCACCAAGGAATTCAATGGATGTTTGCAGAACGTGCTACTGAAATTGAAATGGCATTCCTTTTGACTTTGAAAGCTGCTTGGTTACTTCAAAAAGGAAAAGATGCGCGCCAAGAAACTTCTATGGCAAAATGGAAAGTGAGTGAGTCTTTGTGTAATACCATCGATATGGGCATCCAAATCTGCGGAGGCAAAGGATATTCGAGAGATCTTCCTTTAGAATTGTTTTACAGGGATGCAAGAGCCGCAAGAATTGCCGATGGACCATCCGAAGTTCATAAGATGGTCATTGGTCGAAACTACATTTCTGAAAAATGGGACTTTTAAGGATTCATGGAAATT includes the following:
- a CDS encoding acyl-CoA dehydrogenase family protein; its protein translation is MDFEISQEVETLRKNIRDFITNEIIPLEKHYDYEKGRMPEDINQQARAKVKAAGFWTPHLPKSEGGLGLDLIGTCIIFSELGRSPIAPYIFNCDAPDEGNMHLLSIAATEKQKELILHPLIKGDLRTGFAMTEPAPGAGSDPTTLQTNAEKHGDKYILNGRKWYCTGANGAKYLIVMAKVNGSFRKTTMFLVPTDAKGYTMVREIELMGSHGPGGHCELNFENVEVPEDMILGRIGEGFRLSQERLGPARLTHCMRWTGMARRALSIARSYAKEREVFSSRIADHQGIQWMFAERATEIEMAFLLTLKAAWLLQKGKDARQETSMAKWKVSESLCNTIDMGIQICGGKGYSRDLPLELFYRDARAARIADGPSEVHKMVIGRNYISEKWDF
- a CDS encoding LysM peptidoglycan-binding domain-containing M23 family metallopeptidase codes for the protein MSKTTNFPKWALFLFTLSAFPSLISSPLSLANLEYTNPSLKNLRSEIKENLRISKSGAKKEELIPLKYYEYKVRKEDNFFKIMARTGMDLETLSSVNELSSPHDLSPGMILEIPNMRGTFHPEETTGDEKTKLTLAEKYNIDSNKLQYDTEREKWFLPGISMGKSEKSFFYGFGFQFPLTEARISSGFGKRADPFTKKDTFHGGIDLAAEQGSDVFASMEGEVIFKGKQGGYGNLIILKHNLGYETRYGHLFDFNINVGQKVKKGQKIAEVGQTGRATGPHLHFEIRRNSKRERPIFRSH
- a CDS encoding CPBP family intramembrane glutamic endopeptidase, which produces MQNRFFEIFRLTAYSLGLVYVCSFFYSVIFLAFVNNTVLGDRIPEDQLLPLYEEYWEGKMDFSTMLTEYEKIVTPIKDQFQKEITENPSLLLSQFYDKVFSEKPHYLLGHSIPWFLCYVGLGYLLYKKVLQIPVTNLQDELSIPILLRGIANGFICFIVVVIFGLVLEKLSVPVDSGVFAKKLYEAIHGNTYLLAWGIYVVGIITGILEEIFFRGFLLKAFIDKNLAQEGLFIVSLLFGWLHYGEGTSIAIPFIIGGVGMFFGYIYIKTGNIWIAMACHATYNSLGLINAYLQLPGVQS